The following are encoded together in the Natator depressus isolate rNatDep1 chromosome 10, rNatDep2.hap1, whole genome shotgun sequence genome:
- the SKOR1 gene encoding SKI family transcriptional corepressor 1 — MEAIASQMGTGRDASSSPNSKQELQPYSGSNPLKPNQVGETSLYGVPIVSLVIDGQERLCLAQISNTLLKNYSYNEIHNRRVALGITCVQCTPVQLEILRRAGAMPISSRRCGMITKREAERLCKSFLGEHKPPKLPENFAFDVVHECAWGSRGSFIPARYNSSRAKCIKCGYCSMYFSPNKFIFHSHRTPDSKYTQPDAANFNSWRRHLKLGDKTATDELSHAWEDVKAMFNGGTRKRTFSLHGAAAAGASPAAKAALHPPPPGGAELAPAHKSLRCSGEEAPGERGALSLAGAHGGAGAVRSYPVIPVPSKGFGMLQKLPPPLFPHPYGFPAAAFGLCPKKQEDSLGGAGGGEPGKGGALPPGMFWGHPHPHQPQQQPPPHQAGAGKDGGVYPPFPMFWPAAGSLPVPPYPAQSQAKAAATAVVVAAAAAAAAAAADPPGLGGRHSELEGSEPSGSGRSSATPQEGSGADGERCSSALSRAAAEEERSGDEALLPPLPLPRKGSYLSAFRPVVKDAESIAKLYGTREAYGGAGRGAAGYLSPDFLSEGSSSYRSLSPGADTADEPEVDVESNRFPEDEEEEEAAEEPQLLPRAEEPPPPPLAEEKAGEQGPEEGNRPPPEGSPQRSSSRGGYEVYTQEREDHLQALKNAASLGPAATYLCNPEANEQDKDDNHSTAEDLETSKSYQDQRNVSHPSPVNTDRGEEGLSLDFMGTQLVEKDIENLARDELQKLLLEQVELRKKLEREFQSLKDNFQDQMKRELAYREEMVQQLQIVRDTLCNELDQERKARYAIQQKLKEAHDALHHFSCKMLTPRHCTGNCSFKPPLLPQ; from the exons ATGGAGGCGATTGCCAGTCAGATGGGAACGGGGAGAGACGCAAGCTCCTCCCCGAATTCAAAGCAAGAGCTGCAGCCCTACTCGGGCTCCAATCCCCTCAAGCCCAACCAAGTGGGTGAGACCTCCCTGTACGGCGTGCCCATAGTGTCCCTGGTCATCGACGGGCAGGAGCGCCTGTGCCTGGCGCAGAtctccaacaccctgctcaagaACTACAGCTACAATGAGATCCACAACCGGCGGGTGGCGCTGGGCATCACCTGCGTGCAGTGCACCCCGGTGCAGCTGGAGATCCTGCGGCGGGCCGGGGCCATGCCCATCTCGTCCCGGCGCTGCGGCATGATCACCAAGCGGGAGGCGGAGCGGCTCTGCAAGTCCTTCCTGGGCGAGCACAAGCCGCCCAAGCTGCCGGAGAACTTCGCCTTCGACGTGGTGCACGAGTGCGCCTGGGGCTCGCGGGGCAGCTTCATCCCGGCCCGCTACAACAGCTCCCGGGCCAAGTGCATCAAGTGCGGCTACTGCAGCATGTACTTCTCGCCCAACAAGTTCATCTTCCACTCCCACCGCACGCCGGACTCCAAGTACACCCAGCCCGACGCCGCCAACTTCAACTCCTGGCGCCGCCACCTCAAGCTGGGCGACAAGACGGCCACGGACGAGCTGAGCCACGCCTGGGAGGATGTCAAGGCCATGTTCAACGGCGGCACCCGCAAGCGGACCTTCTCCCTGCACGGGGCGGCCGCCGCCGGCGCCTCCCCGGCCGCCAAGGCCGCCCTGCACCCGCCGCCGCCCGGCGGAGCCGAGCTGGCCCCGGCGCACAAGAGCCTGCGCTGCAGCGGTGAGGAGGCGCCGGGGGAGCGCGGCGCGCTGAGCCTGGCCGGGGCGCACGGCGGGGCCGGCGCGGTGCGCAGCTACCCGGTCATCCCGGTGCCCAGCAAAGGCTTCGGCATGCTGCAGAAGCTGCCGCCGCCGCTCTTCCCGCACCCCTACGGCTTCCCGGCCGCCGCCTTCGGGCTCTGCCCCAAGAAGCAGGAGGACTCGCTGGGCGGAGCCGGCGGGGGCGAGCCCGGCAAGGGGGGCGCCCTGCCGCCGGGCATGTTCTGGGGCCACCCGCACCCCCACCaaccccagcagcagccgccgccgcacCAGGCCGGGGCGGGCAAGGACGGCGGCGTCTACCCGCCCTTCCCTATGTTCTGGCCGGCCGCCGGCAGCCTGCCCGTGCCGCCCTACCCGGCCCAGAGCCAGGCCAAAGCGGCCGCCACCGCGGTGGTGGtggcggccgccgccgccgccgccgcggccGCCGCCGACCCCCCGGGCCTGGGCGGCCGCCACAGCGAGCTGGAGGGCTCGGAGCCGTCGGGCAGCGGGCGCAGCAGCGCCACCCCGCAGGAGGGCTCCGGGGCGGACGGCGAGCGCTGCTCCAGCGCCCTCTCCAGGGCGGCCGCCGAGGAGGAGCGGTCCGGGGACGAGGCGCTGCTGcccccgctgcccctgccccgcaagGGCAGCTACCTCTCCGCCTTCCGCCCCGTGGTGAAGGACGCGGAGAGCATCGCCAAGCTGTACGGCACCCGGGAGGCCTACGGCGGGGCGGGCCGGGGCGCGGCCGGCTACCTGTCCCCGGACTTCCTCAGCGAGGGCAGCTCCAGCTACCGCTCCCTCTCGCCCGGCGCCGACACGGCCGACGAGCCCGAGGTGGACGTGGAGTCCAACCGCTTCCccgaggacgaggaggaggaggaggcggcggaggAGCCGCAGCTGCTGCCCAGGGCggaggagccgccgccgccgcctctggCCGAGGAGAAAGCCGGGGAGCAGGGGCCGGAGGAAGGGAACCGGCCGCCGCCCGAGGGGAGCccgcagaggagcagcagcaggggcggCTACGAG GTCTACACCCAGGAAAGAGAAGACCATCTGCAGGCTCTGAAGAACGCTGCTTCACTGGGGCCTGCAGCCACTTACCTTTGCAACCCCGAGGCAAATG AGCAAGATAAAGACGACAATCACTCGACAGCAGAGGATTTAGAGACCAGCAAATCCTATCAAGACCAAAGGAATGTCTCGCATCCAAGTCCTGTAAATACCGACAGAG GTGAGGAAGGTCTCAGCCTTGACTTTATGGGGACCCAACTAGTTGAAAAAGACATTGAAAATCTGGCAAGAG ACGAGTTGCAAAAACTGCTCCTGGAGCAAGTGGAGCTCAGGAAGAAATTAGAACGGGAATTCCAAAGTCTAAAAg ATAATTTTCAGGATCAGATGAAGAGGGAGCTGGCGTACAGGGAAGAAATGGTTCAGCAGCTACAAATTGTCAGAG atACCTTGTGTAACGAATTGGACCAGGAGAGGAAAGCTCGCTACGCCATCCAGCAGAAGTTAAAAG AGGCCCACGACGCGCTCCACCACTTCTCCTGCAAAATGCTCACGCCTCGCCACTGCACGGGGAACTGCTCCTTCAAGCCGCCCCTGCTGCCCCAatga